The Actinosynnema mirum DSM 43827 genomic interval GAAGCCCGCCGTGGCCAACATGAGCCTGGGCGGCGGCGGCAACGACGCGCTGGACCAGGCGGTGCGCGGCTCCATCGCCTCCGGCGTGGTCTACGCGCTGGCGGCGGGCAACAACTACGGCGGCGACGCCTGCACCCGCTCGCCCGCCCGCACCCCCGAGGCCATCACGGTCGGCTCGACGGCGCGCACCGACGCCCGCTCCGACTTCTCGAACATCGGCGCCTGCCTGGACGTCTACGCGCCGGGCACGGACATCACCTCGGCCTGGCTGACCGACGACACCGCCACCAACACCATCAGCGGCACCTCCATGGCCACCCCGCACGTCGCGGGCGCGGTGGCGGTCTACCTGGCCGCGAACCAGACCGCGACGCCGCAGCAGGTCCGCGACGCGCTGGTCGAGGCCGCCACGCCGGGCCTGGTCACCAACCCCGGCACGGGGTCGCCGAACAAGCTGCTCAGGGTCATCGGCGAGCCCGCCGTGCCGCCCACCGGCTGCCGCGGCGTGGTGAACGACGAGGACGTCGCCGTGCCCGACCTCGGCTCGGCCACCAGCTCGATCACCATCAGCGGCTGCGCCGGGAAGGCGAGCGCGGGCTCGTCGGTCGACGTGCGGGTGAAGCACACCTACCGGGGCGACCTGTCGCTGGACCTGATCACGCCGTCCGGGGTCGTGCAGCAGCTGAAGGTGCACTCCAGCGCGGACGGCGCGGACGACCTGACCGCGACCTACCGGCTGAACCTGTCGTCGGAGACCGCGAACGGCACCTGGCAGCTGCGGGTCCGGGACCACTTCCCGCAGGACACCGGGTTCATCGACGGGTGGACGTTGAACTTGTAGTGACCGCTGGTTGAACGACTCCGGGGACGGGACGGCGCACCGCCGCAGCGGGCCGTCCCGTCCCCAGGGGCAGTCGCTCTCAGCGGCCGTCACGCTTCAGGCGGCGACCCTCCAGGCCACCCTGCGGGCCGCTCCGCGACCCGCACCCGGATGTTCCGCGTGATCTCGGCCCGAGCCGCCAGGTCCTCGTCGGCCGGGTAGTCCACCCGCACCAGGGACAGCCCGTGCGGCGGGGCCACCGTCACCTCGCTGGACCGGCTGTGCAGC includes:
- a CDS encoding S8 family peptidase, encoding MDVRGTGVRRLAGIGLASATAWAVTAALVAAPASAAGGDLRGLGAENAIADSYIVVLKGDAGVAASALGSRYGARVERTYSSALKGFSARMSEKQARELAADPAVDYVEQDAVVKVADTQSPVPSWGVDRVDQGPLPLDGSYTYPNGGEGVTAYVIDTGIRFSHSDFGGRATSGRDTVDNDDDASDCDGHGTHVSGTIGGAAHGVAKRVSLVGVRVLDCAGEGTWAQVIGGVDWVTANAVKPAVANMSLGGGGNDALDQAVRGSIASGVVYALAAGNNYGGDACTRSPARTPEAITVGSTARTDARSDFSNIGACLDVYAPGTDITSAWLTDDTATNTISGTSMATPHVAGAVAVYLAANQTATPQQVRDALVEAATPGLVTNPGTGSPNKLLRVIGEPAVPPTGCRGVVNDEDVAVPDLGSATSSITISGCAGKASAGSSVDVRVKHTYRGDLSLDLITPSGVVQQLKVHSSADGADDLTATYRLNLSSETANGTWQLRVRDHFPQDTGFIDGWTLNL